The genomic window CATCACAATCCCGGAGTGGTCTTGTCCGTTCTGGGAAGCAGCTGTCACACCTGATTTTGCTTTCTCAGAGCCCACATTCTCCTTCAGATCTAAAggtatttggggttttatttatttatgtattatttaatatatttggggTTTTATAACCTTTAGAATCCATTCCCATGTTacatatgtattttgagagagagagagagagagagagagagagagagagagagagagagagcagaggagaggcagacagagagggagacagaatcccaagcaggctctgtgcacagagcccaacgcagggcgcgaacccacgaaccacaagaccatgacctgagccgaaatcaacagccCGACATTTAaccttaaccgaccgagccacccaggcacccccctccctcccaattaaaaaaaagtttctttatctatttaaGTAACTGCTACactgaatgtggggctcaaactcacaaccccaagaacaAGAGTCACCTGCTGCTCTAGCTGAGCTCCCCAGGGACCCTGAATCCCTTCCAATCTTGAAAAGCCTAGAATCATAGTTCTAGACTCTAGACGGGGATGACTTTTGACTAGAAGTCATCTTAAAGGGTTATGGAATTCAAGCATGTCTAAGGTTTAAATGCCCACAAGGCACAAACACCCTGCGGAGCAGCCTCATCTGGTGAAATATACAGGAATCAACCTCAGCCTTCCCCTCTGGGTGCCTCCCATGCcatttcatttccaaaataatattCCCCAAATGAGAAGTCTCAGGCATGTGATGACCACTGAGCAGAGAATCAGTTTTAGatgtaagggaggaaaaaaaaaaaggccctagACATTTTAATGATGAAAAGTAGAATAGGCCACGCAAAATACACCATTTTGTCACagaaattattttgagctgaaggcaatctAGAAGGGGCCAACAAAGATTTCAGTAGAATTTTAGTCCTGAACACTGTGgggaaaatgcattttcttcagAATTATCCATTATGTGCATTTAAAttctgccaggaaaaaaaaaaaaccaaactattttgttttaaactacTTTTTGTATTTAGTAGCTTTTTgtataaattaaacaaaaggtttttgagtcaggaaaaaaaaaaaggcagccaacACAGGAAAAGTTCTTTACTTTCCCCGTTTTGCCTAAAGGcaagatataaattattttaccGGAGACTGACATTTACCAGCCCAGAGAGGAACCAGGAGAATCTGAAAACCTCCATTACTTTCCTCCCTTATTAGTACCTTCCCAGTTTGTTGGCCTTGGGGcctaaaattgttttcctttgtccTATCACCTCTGCAAATGTACTCTCCTTTATTGAAGATGGAAAATAAGTTGGAATTCTAAGTTACCATCGtgagtttgttttcatttaggtTCCCCTTGTGATGTGCACTGGGTGCGtgaactgtttttctcttgttagtgTTTTCGTTAAGAGTCCTAGCCAAAAACCTAAGACGGGAAGAGGTCGAGTTTTGCCTCCCCTACAATGATATAGAGAGAAAGGGCAGGTATCACTCTGGCAATATTGATGATCTTAACTGAATAAGTTACCTAGGAAATAGTGCAAGGACACTCACACCCTCCTCCGTCCCGCTGAAAGCAGGCAGCAAATCTCCCTTATGAAAAATACCCTCCCTAACAAGTAAACAAGTAAAAAGACATCTACATCACCAGGGACCGGGACTTGAGAAAGCCAAGAAAGAGGAACCGGCGGGACTGTTCTGGACCCCAGGGTTCTTTAGCCCTCCGCCAAAACAGAAATTGACACGAGGCCAAGAAAAGGTTCAGGCAGCGTTTATTGGGGGCCTATGCTCCAGACCAGAGAGCCGGCTCCCGGAACAAAGGCCGGCAAAGCCCGCAAGGGGGCTGAAGCGGCAAAGGAGGGACATCTCAGCAGGTGGAGGTGGAGACAAAGGAGGTTGGGGCGCAGGCGCAGTGGACAGAACATGCTTCCGCAGCACGTGTCTTATTAGCATGTTAAGTATCCAGCCACGGCCGGGATTATTGGTATTCTAACGACGAAAAAAGTAGGTGAGGGTCCGTGCTGGGGTCCATCTTGGCACAGGCTTGGTTTAGTTTGGTTTCTTCATTTGAGTTCTTTCTGGAAAACATCCTGCCCCCGCATCCCTATGAGATATAATGCTCAAAAGCATGTAGCTCTCAGCCTTTTCTCCTAAGGTGACAAAAGCACAGAGCAGTGTGCACTGTGGttagggcagggaggggggggaggtCCCAGACACAGCCCCTGGTCtacctcacccctccccacctccaccggAGAGATTTTACCCTCCTTATTCCTAAGGAGGAGGGGCCGAAGGTCTCATCTTCTGAAACTGCTTCTTGCTGAGCGGGGCGTCGTCCATGTCCTACCAGGAGGAGTAAAACTCTCCCGCTGACTGCTCTAACGACCTGTAAGGACCTTGTTCCTCTTGGGGCTGGATAGGTGGGGCCCTTGTGCCACTATCTGTTTGACAAGAAACTGCCGTCCTCTAGAAGACTCAAACTTAACCAAAAGATTAAGGAGGTAGGGTCTGAATAGTAACAGAAGAATTTTTTGCCACAAGAGGGCCCAGGAAAGAACGGAATCAGGCAACGTTAGGCATATAACCTCTGAGTCCTATATAGTTTGGGCATTGGGGCTCTTGAACCCATGCAGCGATCTGGCTTGTCTGTAAATCTCCTGGGTATTTAGTTCGACCTCCCCAGAGGCGTTGATGTACGTACAGCACGTGTCGTTGACTACTGCACAGACACCCCCTTGTGTGGCCAGAAGATAATCTACAGCTAACCTATTGTCAAGGGAATCTAGGGACTCCTGGAGGCCCTCTGAGGTGTCGCCACCGCTTGAGGCCAGGTTTTCGATGACCTGGGTAAGGCTTTTTAAGGTCGTCTCATGATAGACAATCCCCTCCTGGGGGGCAGCCGGTCCCGTGGCTTCTCTAGCTGCCGCCAAGATAAGCCTGAGTGCTCTCTTACGTCTGCCTTGAGAGGTGACGTTATATATAGTGGCGCCTAATCCTTCTGGGCCCAGTCGTCCCACAGTGCATTGTCCCCGGAAGTGGACATTATCTAAACACGCGTAGGCCACTGCCCGAAGAGGCCAGGAGAAGGAGGAATCGGGGCTCCCTTCATAGGGCAGTTTATTTTGTGGCGGCCCACAGAGGAACAGATACCCAGGGGGGGCACAGGCCCGGCGGGCTGAAGAGGAATTAAACCAACTTCGTAAAAGGGGACCCCACTTAGGTGTGCTCTTGCACCTGGGGGACAGGGGCCCTCCGTCCATCGGCCCCCCACCTAGCTCTGCGTCCTCCTCTATTCCCTCGTGGCTGTCGAAGGCAGATGGGGTCTGATAGGTGAGCCTCCAGGAAGGGGTTGCTGTTCCTTTCCAGTGAGTACAGGAGAAGTTAGGTTGGTCGCCcgggggaagcagagaggagtCCACACACCAGTGAGTCTGGTTGGGGACACACGAAGAGCTTGCAATGGAAAAGGACATGGGATAAATGGAGGGCGAGCTGCCCGCACTGGTAAGGCAGGTGTTGGTCTCGCAGGGGCAACAGGGCCGCCCCTGTTCTTTACAGAGAAGAGGGCGCTTAACCTGGAGCCCAGTTTGGTTCCAAGTGTCTGTAAGGGTCACACACGCCATATCCTCGTGCTCCTTGAGTTCCGCCAACAGGAGTGGTGTGCTCCTAATGGGTCCGGAAGTCAAAGTGAGAGGCACATCCTCGTTTGTAGGTACGAACTGGAGCTTAGGAACCCCATCCCGTGGGCCGGGATGGCAGATCCAACAGTTAGAGAGATTATTTCCTGAGGCCACGATGCTGGAGAAGTTGACGATTGAATTTTCTCCCCAGGTTTCCCTccctttgttatttccttcccaACTCATCCCCAGGAGAAGGGCCAAGAGAAGGGCCCACATTATGCAACCCATCATTGGTTCTCGTCTTCTAGACCCAGCAGGGGCAGAACAGGTGTTTGCCAGAGTGGAGTGCCCCGAAATGTACCcgcagagaagaaaaaggaaaacagaggcaacaaaaagaaatgtcagcAAACCAATCCACCAAGATAGAATCACTTATCTGACTCTGAGGCTCGCTTCTTGAACCAAGTATCTGAGGTCTCCCACAGGCTCACGTGAGGAAGAAGGTTCCAGGCCTTCCAGGCGTTTCTGAGGAGGTCCAGGAGAAAAAGATTTTAGCCTGGAAAGATGTCCCCAGCTAGGGATTCCTTGCAGCTTAACTGCCACTGGAGTGACTAAAAATCACCTGGTAAGGACCTTGCCACTTGGGGagcaactgatttttttctggGGAGCTCTCCTTACAACTTGGAAGGAAGGCATGACCCCCTGGATTAATTTGCAGAGGTGAGGGCTCTTCTAAATCACCTCTAGGGGTGCCTATGATTAGCAGAAGCCCAACTGGCTTTTCGCACTCAGCCCAAAGTATTCAAAGGCCGCAAGGTCTGGCTTATCTTCCTGCGTGGTGGAATACGGGCTGGAAGAAGGGTCGCTCCTGTCATTTCAAATGCGCTGAGTCTTAGGGGCGGTGGGAATCCTGAGTGGTGTGAGAGGAAGCAATTTGACCCAAGGCTCTTCAGTTTCTTGACAGAGTTTTGCTCGCATCTTTTTAAGGGTCTGATTCATCTTTTCTACCTTCCCTGAGGAATGGGGGTGCCAGGGAGCATGTCATTTATAACTTATTCCCAGGGCTGCTGAAAGGCTCTGGGTGACATGAGCCATAAAAGAAGGCCCCGTTACCACTTTGGAGTGACTTAGGAATTCCCTTTTAGGAGGGATTTACAGACCTCAGTCGCCTTCCCAGACCCAGGTGGGAAGGCTTATACCCATTCagtaaaaatatcaacaaacacGAGGTAATATCGGTAGCCTGCTTGTGATGGCATCTGGCTAGAATCCACTTGCCAATCTTCCCCAGGAAATGCCCCCTGGTCTTGGACCGGCATGAGAAGTGGGGATAGATTGGACGGCTCTGTGGTTTATTTTGGGTGCAGAAGTCACAGGCAAGGGTAACTTGGTTTTATTGTCTAAGTCCCTGACCTAGAAAGACCTTTTGCACCAAGTCCCATTGGACATCTCTGCCATAATGGGTGGCGTGCATCATGTCAGTGTTTGAGCTTTTCTTGTTGGGCTTCCGGAATGAGAATTTTGTCCTCTCTCATAAGCTACCAGCACTTTATTCTGTatatccctgtctctctgtgtcctcccaTGCCAGCAGGGAGCATTGAGGGTGGCCGGGGAACTCAGAGGAGCCAACTATCAAGGTGGTAATTTGATCTGGTTTTTGTGCTCCATGGACTGTGAACAGCTGATCGGTCAGccttactattattttctttgcttacaGAGGTCCCATCTTTCTGACAACTTTTACAATGGACTACAGCCACCTAAACGAGAAGCTGTACTGCCTCTACAAGAGTGAAGATTGGGTCCTTACGTTTTATTGGTGAATTCTTGCTGTTAACATTTTCCTGTCTTTCTGGACGACCGCAAGGGCATGTAGTACGTGGAACCCATATTTTGAACCAGTGTAgagatttcatctttttccttcccccaacTGCAAGGTCCTAATTAGGGCTATCCGTTCAACCTTTTGGGTGGATGAAGTGTTGAGGTGAGCTCTAGCCTCAATGACCCTACTTCGGTTCACGATCACGTAGCCTGCCTTCCAGATGCCTCTCTCCACAAGTGTCCTGTCCATAAATGACACCATATCCAGATTGTCAAGGGGTTTGTCTTGAAGGTCAGGTCTGCTAGAAGTCTGTTCTACTGTCTCCATACTGATGTTGGAGACCCTTAACCTCCAGGGTGAAGCAGGGTGCAGTCCAGTGGACCTTTAAAATATCTGGGGAATCTGGCAAGAGGGCCTGATACTTAGTTAGCCTTCCTCCAGTCAGCCAGTGGTGCCCTCTAGTTTCTAACATGGTCTGAACCTGATAGGGAGTTAGGCTGACCTGGGGTAAGCTTACTGGGCTCGCTAAGAGAGATGTGGCCATCACTGCTGGGCCGTCCCTGTGCAACTGGGTCTAGTTATTTTGAAAAGTAGTCTCTGATCAGTGTCCAGCTTTTGAGTTAGGACCCCCAAAGCCTGCCTCTCATGGGTAGATGAGGTAAAATGTTTATCCAAATAGGGGAACTCCAGTGCAGGGGCTCCATCCAGCTCCATTTTCAAGGCTTTAAAAGCCCCCCAACACAGTCTATTGTAGGGgttccctttcttcccccttcaAGGCCTCATATAGGGGCTTTGCATCAGGGCCGTAACTGGGGAACCAGATACAAGAGAACTCTCTCATGTCAAGAAAGCCACGGAGTTGCTTTCTAGTTGGCAGTATGGGCAGGCGCTGCTGGTCCTCTTGGGATCCGTGGCCAGGACATGGGTGCCTGGAGATAGGATGAAGCCCAGATATTGGCCCTGTTGTTGTGATATGTGAGCCTTTGATGGGGGAGACCCTATATCCTCTGTTAGCTAGAAAACATAAGGTTTTTGCAGTATTATAGTCCGAGGACTGCTGAGTCAAACTGGCTGTTAACAAATCACCATGTTGTAAGAGGATCCCATCTCtcaattttaattcttgtaaCTCTTTTGCCACTATATTTCCAAATAGATTGGTGGGGGGTGTCTTTAAGGCCCCAGGGAAGCACCACCCAGGTGTGCTGGGTAGTGTCTTGAGTATCAGGGGTTTTCCATTCGAAGGCAAGTAAATAGTGACTCTCCTCGTAAAGGGATGTGCAGAAAAAGGCACCCTTCAGGTCCAGGATGGTAAAAAATTTAGCATCGCCTGGACCCTGGGTAAGCGGAGTATACGGGTTGGGTACTACCAGGTGTATGAGAACAGCTTTATTTATGGCCCTCAAATCCTGTACAAAGCAATATTCTCCACTGGGTTTCCTCACTGGGAGGACTGGGGTATTACATGGGGATTGACAAGGCTTGATCCATCCATACTTGAGAAATTTTGAAATTATCAGCTGGATTCCTCCTAAAGATTTACTTTTTACGGGAAACTATTTTTTCTAGACACCCTGCACTAAGTTTTACCTTTCCCTGAATgggggagactttttttttttgcctcccctGGGACATGAGTCTACTTGGTTGTTTGTCCTCAGGAGTATCTGCGGCTCAAGCCTGGGACCATCCAGTAGTGCCCACGGATGAAATCCCAGTTTCTGGTCTATCTCCATTTTAATATCACCCTTTTCAAGGTAAAGAGTGGCTCCAGAATGGTTTTGTAGATCTCTCCCCAGCGGCAGAGCAGAGCATTCCGGGACCTACAGAAAGGAATGCGTAGAACAGTTGATCTGGCTTCACAGGCGAGGGGGAAGTAAACGGTCTCACCTTTGGCCACATCTCTCCCAGTTACCACATGTCATGCTTGGGGAAGGGCCCACAGGTTGGGTCAGGACAGAGCAGGCGGCTCCAGTATCTACACGGAATTTAGTTTTCCTACCTGCCACGTCAAGGGTGACCGAGGTTCCGCTAGTACAATGGTAAGGGGTCAGGTGGGTGCTGGGGCGGGCAGCTCCTGGGGCCTCTCTGTGGTTGCACGGCCCCTCTTCCGAGAGACTGGCCGGGGGTGGGAGTCCGTGTGTGCCCTTCGCTCTCTGGGGCGGGCAGGCTCAGGTCCCCCCGCCTTCCTGCCTGCGTTACGCACACTTGTTCCGATGGTTCTGGCTACGGCCTTCTGGGCCTCCTGGGGTCACCCTGAGCAGGGCAGCCAGAACCTGTGCCTGTTTTGCTACCCTTGTCTTTACTGGCCTCCTCTGCGCTGTCTCAGTTATTAAAAACCTTGAAGGCCTCCTCCACCAAAGGTGACAGCAGGGATTGAGAACCTGCCTCTGACGTCCGTAgcttccccctaagatcagaGGCAGGCTGGGCGATAAAGCACACAGTCAGTAAAGACCTCCCCGCGGCGACTCTGGGTCTCCATTTGGGTGTCTGCGGAAGGCGTCCGTCAGTGGTTTagaaagacagctggattctcatccTTTTTGCCTAGTTATTTCCCTCCCTTTGTCATAATTAGCTGGTTTGGCTAGGCACTTCGTCATCCCTTCAGACAGGCAGGTAATAAAGTGCCTCTGCACCCTGGGGGTTGTGCCCTCCTGATCCTACTGTGGGTCCCAAGCAGGGACAGCATTTCATCCGGCCCCAAGCACTCCGTCCCCTGGATTGGCAGACCCTAAGATCCCAGGCTGTCAGCATTATCCCCAGCCTTCCTAAGGATCTGTCTTCCTCATCTAGGGTGCAACAGTAAGGCCTGGGATGACATCTCgtcaggtgtttgtttgtttgttttggaaaaatgaCCCAACTTTTCTTTACACAGAACCAGGTCTGTAAGCAAGACAGGAAACTCTGGTAATCCCTTCCTCGGGTATGTCCTTTCCCTAAGGGGAAACAGATCTAGTTGGGGCTTATAGTGGGTGGGTGGGCACTGTGGGTGCTAGTGGGACTTActccagaggagggaggaggatgcAGGGGCAGGGAAGCTCCTTATGAATAAGGAGGTGGGGAGATcttggaggaaggaggggaagttGTTGGGGTCAAAGTCGCAGGGGTAGAGGGGGTTTGGGATGGGACTCCTGCAAAGGAGTACTAGGTCCCACTTGACTAGAACAGGGGATTGTCTAAAATGtctggttttggggcgcctgggtggctgagtcggttgagcgtccgacttcggctcaggtcacgatctcgcggtctgtgagttcgagccccgcatcgggctctgggctgatggctcagagcctggagcctgcttccgattctgtgtctcgctctctctctgcccctcccccattcatgctctgtctctctctgtctcaaaaataaataaacgttaaaaaaaaaattataataaataaataaataaataaataaataaataaataaataaataaaatgtctggttttggggtgcctgagtggctcagcaggttaagcgtccgactcttgacttcgactcaggacatgatctcatggttcgtgagttcgaggcccacattgggctctctgctgactttgcagagcctgcttaggattctgtcttcctcacactctgcccctcccctgctcgctctctctctcaaataaataaatatcaatttaaatagataagtaaataaataaaatgtctggtTTCAACCCAGCAGTGAGAGGGGTGCCAGTGGTAACGATCTGAGGCCACAGAGACTCTGCAAGAATTCCTTAATTTGGGGTCTTGGTGTCTCTCCCTACTTCTGAGATCTTTTGCAAAACAAATCCAACTGCAAGatagtattaaaatttaaatttgagcATACAAATTTAATGGTCCATTTTGGAGCCACTGTTCCTGGTTCTTGTTCGCCTAAGATATTGGGGCCAAACAGtgccatgcaaaaaaaaaaaagaaaaaaagaaaaaaaaaatttgttttccttttcttcaaaccATCCAATTTAAACTGAtcccaattatttatttatttatttttaatgtttacttatttttgagagagagaaagagtgcaagcggaggagg from Neofelis nebulosa isolate mNeoNeb1 chromosome 6, mNeoNeb1.pri, whole genome shotgun sequence includes these protein-coding regions:
- the LOC131515251 gene encoding endogenous retrovirus group V member 2 Env polyprotein-like — its product is MMGCIMWALLLALLLGMSWEGNNKGRETWGENSIVNFSSIVASGNNLSNCWICHPGPRDGVPKLQFVPTNEDVPLTLTSGPIRSTPLLLAELKEHEDMACVTLTDTWNQTGLQVKRPLLCKEQGRPCCPCETNTCLTSAGSSPSIYPMSFSIASSSCVPNQTHWCVDSSLLPPGDQPNFSCTHWKGTATPSWRLTYQTPSAFDSHEGIEEDAELGGGPMDGGPLSPRCKSTPKWGPLLRSWFNSSSARRACAPPGYLFLCGPPQNKLPYEGSPDSSFSWPLRAVAYACLDNVHFRGQCTVGRLGPEGLGATIYNVTSQGRRKRALRLILAAAREATGPAAPQEGIVYHETTLKSLTQVIENLASSGGDTSEGLQESLDSLDNRLAVDYLLATQGGVCAVVNDTCCTYINASGEVELNTQEIYRQARSLHGFKSPNAQTI